DNA sequence from the Methylomonas albis genome:
TTTATTGTTAATCGCTTAACTCATTGGATAGGGATTATTTTGCCTCGGTTCAGACGAGAGCATAAAAGACTTTCCAGCCTTTTTCGCTGGGGATTAACAGCGCACGACTCGATAGTTCGGTTTACACCGGTTATCACTCAACCCGATGAACCGGCGAATCAGGCATTAGCCGCCAAATAGCTGATGATCGATCAAATCGCATAGGCAATGCGAGATCAACAAATGCACTTCCTGAATGCGGGCGGTGGAATAGGACGGTACGCGGATTTCGATGTCGGCTTCGTTCAAGGCACCGGCCAACACGCCGCCGTCCTTGCCGCTTAGCGCGATCACCGTCATGTCGCGGTCGTGGGCCACTTTCACCGCCTTAATGATATTGCCGGAGTTACCGCTGCTGGTGTAGACCAGCAAGATGTCGCCAGCCTGCCCGAGAGCGCGCAATTGTTTCGCGAAGATTTCGTCGTAGTGGTAGTCGTTGGCGATAGAGGTAATGGTCGAGGTATCGGTGCTCAACGCAATCGCCGGTAAAGCCGGGCGTTCGCGCTCGAAACGGTTGAGCATTTCCGAAGAAAAATGCTGGGCATCGCCCGCCGAACCGCCGTTGCCGCAAGTCAGCACCTTTTTGTCATTTACCAAGGCCTCGACGATTTTTTGCGAGGCGAATTCGATCAGCTCGCACAGGCTGGCCATCGCATCCTGTTTGGTTTGAATACTGTCGGAAAAATGGGCGATGATACGATCTTGTAAACTCATAATGCTCAGGTTTGAAAAGCGTTTTTAATCCAGTCCAGGCGGTTATCGCCGGATATAGCAACCACGTCGAAGCGAATCGAGGCATGGCTAAGGTTGTTGATTATGACATAGTGTTGTGTGGCCGCGACGATGCGCGCCTGTTTTTGCCGGGTGATACTGGCTAGAGCGCCGCCGAATTGTTCGGATTTGCGAAAGCGTACTTCCACGATCACCAGCGCCGCGCTGTCCTTCATCACCAGATCCAGCTCGCCCATTTTGCAACGGAAATTGCTGCACACCAGTTGCAAGCCCTGCTTTAGTAAATAAGCCAAGGCCTGTTGTTCGGCGCTATCGCCTTTCTGCAGATGGACCGGCTTGGTTTTGCCGAATAACATGCTACTCGAGAAAACCCGAGGCGACCGGCACGCCGCCTTTGAACTGTGCGCAGACCAGTTTGCGGGTAATGCGGTTTTCGCCGCTTAAGGACAAGCGACCGGTCGCGCCGGCATAAGGCCCGCCCGCCAACTGCGGTAATTGGCCGATGATGTTGTAAGCATCTATGCCCAACGCCACCAGCTTGACCTGACTATCGCTCAGGCCTTGCCAAGTGTTCTGCACGGCTTGTTGGCTAAGCGGACCGCTATAGGCATCGGCAAACACCCAGGGCAAATCGCAGAAATTAACCTTGCCCAGCTCGCTGTCACGAACCGGGTTTTGCCGGCCACTGTAAATATTCGGCATCGCATAAATCGATAATTCGCTGCTTTGCGAGTACTTTAGTTGCGGCGCGAGCTCTCTGGCCAATTCCGGGCTGGCGCTGACGAACAAGGCCAATGGTTGTTTCTGACTATTCACGCTGATGCTGGGGCTGAGCAAAGTTTTCATGATGGCCGCGAAATCGTGTTGCTTCGGATCGTAGCTTTCCATACCAACCACCGCCCCACCGTTGGCTTGCCAAGCCGACATCAGATAATGGCGCACGCGTTGGCCTTGAGTGGTATCGGGTGTCAGCAGCACGGCGTTCTGTTGACCATCGCGCTTGGCCTTCAGCACCAGCTGTTCCGCGTCATCGATTGGGCTGAGGCCAAATTGATACAAATTGCTTTTGCTCAGGTTTTCCAAATGATTCAGCGCCAGCACCGGTACAGTTAATTCGGTGGATTGCGCCAAACTTTCGATTTGTTCTTTCACCAATGGCCCTATCACCTGTTTGGCGCCGTCGCTAACCGCTTGCCGATACACATTAGCTATATCGTCTTTTTCGCTGTCGTAATATTTTAATGGCATTTGCGGGGCGGCGCTGGCGGCCAGGCGATGGGCTACGGCCAGCCCTTCCCTGATCGCTTTAGCCGCACCGGCGTAAGTGCCTGAACCTGGTAGTAACACGGCAATGATCGACCCTGGCGCAGGCGCTTGCGCCGGTTGTTCGGGTTCTTGAAGTGCTTGCTGGCTGATGGGCTGCGGATTCAAATAAGCTTGCAGATAATCAGCGTTTGCCGGATGACCGGGATACATTTGCCGCCATTGCTGGATTTGTGCGGCCGTATCGAAACCGGCTACGCCGCGTTGCTTAAGAATTTTAGCCAACGCCATCCAGCCACTCAGTTCGTCGACGATGGGTGACGAGCCGCTTAGCGTCTCCAGCGGTAACACGCTAAGCGCATCCAGGATCGCGACAATATTTTGTTTTTGTTGTTCCGGTTTTTGCAGTAGCCGGCCAAGTTTCAGACGTGCTCGGACGCTGGGCAACACATCGCCCAGCAAGGCATTCACAAAGGCCATGGATTGGTAATAGGCTATCTGATCGGCGTCGGTCATTACGGCGGGGCGCACACCTTCCAGTTTTTTCAAGGCTTGCTCCGCATCACCCATGCTCAATGCTACTTGGGCCTGGAGTAACTTGTATTTGCTGAATAACTCCGGCGGCAACTGCTCGCTGTTGACCTTATCCAGGGCTTTTTGCGCGGCCTGGGTGTCGCCAGCCTGCAGTCGGGTGTCGGCGTCCAGCAGGTGCAGGCTGTTTTGATTGTCGGCCATCCGGTAACTGCGCGGCGGTTCGGCCGGCTTGGCTTTCCGGGCGCTGGTCTGCGGGCGCACTTCCAGCTGGGTCTTGTTTTTGACCGGTTGTTCGCCGCACGAAGCCAGTATTAACAGGCCGAAAAACCAGCAGCTTAAAACACGACGCGGCATAATGGCGGCAAATTTGCGATCAGACATAGCATAGGGCCTGAAGAATAAATGTACGGAAAATTATACGTGGTTGCCACGCCAATAGGTAATCTGGCCGATTTCAGCTTTCGGGCGGTGGAAATATTAAAACAGGTGGATTTGATTGCCGCCGAAGATACCCGCCACGTCAAAATGCTATTGCAACATTACGGTATCAATAAGCCGTTGCAGTCTTTACATCAACACAACGAAGAACATGCTTCGCAAGGCTTGGTGAACAAAATCCGCGAAGGCCAATCGGTGGCCCTGGTGTCAGATGCCGGCACACCGATGATCAGCGACCCGGGCTTCCCGCTGGTCAAGTTGGCCAGACAACAAGGCGTGGACGTGTGTCCAATCCCCGGTGCCTGCGCGCTGATCGCAGCCTTGTCGGTGGCCGGTTTACCGACCAGTCGCTTTAGTTTCGAAGGCTTTCTGCCTCGTACCGGTTCGGCGCGACGCAGCTTTTTTGAAAGCAAACTGGGCGATTCCTCGACTTGGGCCTTTTACGAATCCAGTCATCGCATCCAGGCGGCGCTAGAAGACATGCTGACGGTATTTCCGGCCAACCATCAAATCGTCGTGGCCAGGGAAATCACCAAACTGCATGAAACCATTGTCGGTGACGAATTAGCCAAAGTATTGGAAAAAGTGCAGAGCGACGAAAACATGCGTAAGGGCGAATTCGTGGTGCTGGTGGCCGGTCGAGAGTCTAGCGCGCAAGACGATGAACTAAACGACGAGCAACGGCGGATATTGGGAATATTGCTGACTGAATGTTCCACCAAAACAGCCGCCGCGCTGACTGCGGAGATTACCGGCCAGCGCAAAAAAACGTTATATCAGGCCGCTCTGGCGATACAGGATAAACAAGACAGCTAAGCTTTACGCAACCCGCCAAATCAAACCCGGACATCGACACTGTTGTTCGGCACACTGGCCGACTCCAGCAATTTCAAGGCGTTTTGCCCTTGTTGATCCTGCATTTCCTTGGCTTTAGCCAGCACGGCGACTTGGACTTGCTGACCGGTTTTTTGGGTGGACATTTGTGTCGCCAGCGCGGCGATGGAAGAGACGGAATCAAGCATGGCATGGCCTCGTAGGGTTTATTTGATGGCAGCAATCTCGGCAAGGCGACATTGTTGGCATATACTAGGTTATCGAGCTGTGGGCGGATAACTTTAGGTTGTATGTAAAAAAATGTCCACTCGGAGATTCGCCCGCTGATTACCAGAGTTTATTGCAGGTAATTAAACGTAAGCTATCAACTCGCTCCGGAGTCGGAAGATTGGTTGCCGGCATCAAAATCGAACCGGGTAGCGTGTATTAACCTCCGTCGATGGACAAACCGAAGTCGACCGTTACGGAAGATGCCCGCTATTTTGCCAATAACTGCGATTGACACTACCCTGACAATGTTTCGGCAACCCGATTAATGATTCTATGACACAAAAAGGCAATATTCTTGCCGTGGACGACACCCCGGCATCATTAAAGCTGTTAACGGATATTCTCAAGGAAGAAGGCTACGAAGTACGTTCCGCGATCAGTGGCCAATTGGCGTTGAATTCCGCGTTGAAAAATCCGCCGGAGTTGGTGCTATTGGATATTCGCATGCCGGAGATGGATGGATTTGAAGTCTGCCGACAGTTAAAGGCCAATCCGAATACTCAGGATGTACCTATCATCTTTGTCAGCGCGATACTGGATACTGATGAAAAAGTGCGGGGCTTTGATTTAGGCGCGGTGGATTTTGTTACAAAGCCTTATCAACGCGATGAATTATTGGTTCGGGTGCGAACTCATTTGGAGTTCGATCGGCTGCGCAATCATCTGGAGGAACAGGTAGAGGAACGGACCGGCAAGCTCATGGAAAGCGAGAGAAAGTTGCGCGCCAGCATGCTGGATTTCGTCACAGCCATTGCCGCCACCATCGAAGCGCGCGACCCTTATACAGCCGGACATCAGTGCCGCGTCGCCCACCTCGCCACGGCAATTGCCCGTAACCTGCAATTGTCGGAAGATCGAATCGAAGGGCTTACTCTGGCGAGCGTGGTGCATGATATAGGCAAAATTCGGATTCCTGCCGAAATCCTGAGCAAGCCCGGACGGCTAGACGATTTGGAATTCAGCCTGATTAAGCGGCACGCCGAAACCGGCTACGATATCCTTAAATCCATCAATTTCCCTTGGCCAATTGCGCAAATCGTGTTGCAACACCACGAACGTCCCAACGGCAGCGGCTATCCGCATGGCTTGAAGACAGGTGAAATTCTACTGGAAGCCGAAATTCTAGCTGTCGCCGACGTGGTGGAAGCGATGACTTCTCATCGTCCGTACCGCGCAGGCTTGGGGCTTGATGCTGCACTACTGGAAATTTCCGATCATCGCGGTGTGCTTTATAAACAAGAGATAGTCGATATTTGTTTGAAGCTTTTTCGCGAACAGGCTTACAGTCTGCCTGTTTAATCCGTTCCTCGCGCATTGAACCGAGGGCTTCTGCGAATATGGTACACACGAAATCGTTTGCTCGGATACTATGGCGCGATAGCTAGTAGCAGTTCGAGAGTCTTTGTGACGTTTTCCCGCAAAGTTGGAAACCCAGGCAAAGCAAAAACCGGTTATGCCCGCTTTCTCCGGAATATCCGGTTGTTAGGGTTCCGCCAAGTCCTATAGCGCTTGGACACCCGTAAACCATGTCTGTCTTTTGGGTTCAGCTATGCCACGTCAGCCTGATTTTCAAAACAGTTTCTCCAAGCGGCTGATTGCCGGGGCACTACTGCTTAACCTACTGGTTCTCTCTACAGTAGGATTTGCGCTGTATCTCAGCTTCGACAAATATCAACAGCGCGCAGAAATCAATGCGCAAAACTTAACTAACGTCATCTCGCAAAACTTGGGTAGCGTCATCGACAAAGTCGATTTAGGCCTATTGGTGACAGTGGACGAATTCCAACGGCAACAGACTTTGGGGAAGGTCGATGCCGAAGCGATGTCTGAGTTTATGCGGCATTTGCAATCAAGTCTGCCATGGGTGATTGGACTTAGAGCTACCGACGAGCAGGGCTGGATAGTCTATGGTGTGGATGTACCTAAAGACACGCCGCTCAACATGGCGGATCGGCTCTATTTTTCCAGTTTGCGCGACCATCCGGAACTTGGCCTATTTATTAACAAACCGGTGATGTCTCGTATCAATAAGGTTTGGGTCATTAATTTTGCACGCCGTCTTAACTATGCCGACGGCAGTTTCGCCGGTGTGGTTTTCGCCAATGTTTCTTTGGATAATCTGGGTAATGCGTTTTCCAACCTTGATGTTGGCAGTCGCGGAGCCATTAACCTAAGGGATGGGGACATGGGCGTGATTCTTCGTTACCCCAGCCCTGAAGTGCCTGACAGCGTGATAGGCGATAAGACCATTTCGCCTGAATTTCGCCAGACGCTCGAAGCCGGGCATGCAAACGGCGTCTTCTTTACGCCGACTAGCTTCGACAAAACCACCAGGGTAGTGTCTTTTCGAAAAATAACGCCTTACCCGCTTTATATCAGCGTCGGACTGGCTGAAGACGACTATCTGCTTGAATGGTGGGATGAAGTCTTCGAAATGACCGGCCTAGTAATACTGTTCGTCTTACTCTCGGTCAGTAGCGCGTGGTTTATTGGCAAAAGCTGGAAGCGACACCTGGAGATTGCCAAACAATTGGCGATTGAAGAGGAGAAGTTCCATACCGTTGCTGACTTTACCTACGATTGGGAATATTGGGAAGGCCAAGACGGCCGGATTTTGTATATGTCACCGTCAAGCCGGCGAGTGACAGGTTATGCCGCAGAGGAGTTCTTGGCGGATGCCGAGTTGCTGTCAAGCGTTATCCATCCCGACGACAGGCATTTGATGGCCGGTCATCTACACGATGCCGAGCATTTACGCTTGGCGGAAGTGGATTTTCGCATTGTCCGCCGCGACGGCGAAATTCGCTGGATCTCTCATTGTTGCCAAGCCGTGTTTGGGCAGCACAACAACTACCGCGGCCGGCGTATCACTAATCGCGACATTACAGAACGGCACCTATTCGCTACTGAAATCAATCGGCTGGCGCAAGCGGCGGATCAGAATCCTACCGGCATTCAGATTACCGACCTTAAGGGCATATTGATCTATACCAACCACGCCTACACCTGCATCACCGGGTATGCGTTTGGCGAGGCCTATAAAATGACGCCTCGCGCATTAGTTTCAAGTGAAATAACTGCTGACGAGTATCAAGACTGTTTGGCAAATTTGGCAGCAGGCAAACTGTGGAACTCCTCGCTGACAAATCGCCACAAAAGCGGCGAATTGCGTTGGGAACAAATCACTGCATCGCCGATTTACGACGATACCTATCAGGTTTGCAATTATCTTTATTTACGCACCGACATCACCGAAACCAAGCGTGCGGAAGCAGCCTTATTCCGGCTGAATCGCGAGCTGCGAGCGATTAGTGACTGCAATCAGGCTTTGCTGCGTACCGACGACGAACAAAGCTTGCTCAAAGAAATCTGCCGCATTGTCTGCGACGAAGCCGAATACCGTATGGCCTGGGTCGGCTATCTTGAGCAAGATCAGACCCAAACGATACGCCCGGTAGCCTGGGCCGGTTTTGAAGACGGCTATCTGGCTGCTACCGATCACAGTTATGATGAGGCTGCGACAAGCGCGAGAAGCCCCGCCGCCGCCGCCATTCGCAGCGGCGAACAAGTATATGTTCAGGATGTTAGTACGGATACCTTGATGACCTTGGCACGAGACGCTGCGTTGCAGCGCGGCTATCGCTCAGTTATTGCCTTACCTTTGAAGAATCAAAAAGCGGATAGTTTCGGATCGCTAACGATTTATTCTTCGGAACCAAACGCTATCACAGAAGCGGAGATCCGTTTGCTGGAGGAACTAGCCGGCGATTTGGCCTTTGGCATAACCGTGCTCCGCGACAAGGCTGAGCGATTGCGAATGGAAGAGCATTTACGCGACTCCGAAGAGCGGCTACGTTTGACATTAGAAGCTAGCCAAGTCGGTGTTTGGGACTGGGACGTAAAAAACGACCAATGGTATGCCTCGCCTACCTATTACGCGATGCTCGGCTATCCTTCGCGGACCGGTATGGTTGACCGGCTCGAATGGTTCGAGAGCGTTCATCCTGAGGATCAGGCGGAGATCAGCGACAAAATGAACGACGTGTTGTCCCGCGATTTCACAGAATATCAATATCAAGCACGGATGCGCCACGCAGACGGCAGTTATCGCTGGCAGTATGTGCGCGGTTTCGCCATTAGGCGCGATTCGGACGGTAAAGTCATGCGGATGCTGGGTATTCGCATGGATATTCACGATCAAAAGCAAAACGAGGAAGAATTACGGCGTTATAAAGAACACCTCGAAGACGAAATCCAGCAGCGTACTTCCGACCTGGTATTGGCGCGCGATGCGGCAGAAGCCGCAAATAGGGCCAAGAGTACATTTCTAGCCAATATGAGCCACGAATTGCGTACCCCGCTGAACGCCATTCTCGGTTTCTCGAAATTGATGCGAAAAAGTCCCCAGCTGTCGGACGAGCATAGGCAAAACCTGGATATCATCAATCGCAGTGGTGAACATTTGTTGACCTTGATTAACGATGTGTTGGAAATGGCCAAAATCGAAGTGGGCCGCCTGCATCTGGAAAATGCCCCCTTCGACCTGGGCAATATGGTGCGGGACATTACCGACATGATGAGTGTCCGCGCCGCCGAAAAAGGCCTAAGGTTGTTGATTGATCAGGCTTCGCAGTTTCCGCGCTTTATCGCCGGGGACGAAGCCCGCTTACGTCAGGTGTTGATCAATCTGGTGGGTAATGCCATTAAGTTTACTCAGCAAGGCGGCGTAACCTTGCGCCTCGGCACTCGCAAAAATCGCATTTCGCATCTACAGATCGAAGTCGAAGATTCCGGAGTGGGAATCCCGGCGGCTGATCAGCAACGTATTTTCGAGCCGTTCGTACAGTTGGGCGAACGCGGGGATAGTCAAGGCACCGGGCTGGGATTGACCATTAGCCGCCAGTTTGTGGAACTGATGGGCGGCACGCTTAGCTTGGAAAGCCACCCTGATCAAGGTGCTTTATTTAGAATTGACTTGCCGCTCGCAGAGGTTAGTGGGGCGGATATTAGCGGCCTCAATCTCGACAAATCGGAAGCCGGGGCCGAAATCGGCTTAGTTGAGGGGCAAACCGACTACCGCATATTAATCGTTGAAGATCAGCGCGAAAACCAGTTATTGCTTGCCAAGCTAATGGAATCGGTCGGATTTTCCTGCAAGGTGGCCGGCAACGGCGCACAAGGTATAGAGCTATTTCAAACTTGGCAACCGCACTTTATCTGGATGGATAGGCAGATGCCGGTAATGGACGGATTGGAGGCAACCAGAAGAATCCGTAAGCTGCCGGGCGGGCAGGACGTGGTAATTGTTGCCCTGACAGCCTCTGCGTTCCTGGAACAGCGTAGCGAACTACTGGAAGCCGGCATGAACGACTTTATGCGCAAGCCTTACCGCTTTAACGAAATCTATGAATGTCTGGCTAAACACTTGGGTGTACGTTACGTTTACGAGAGTGTTCCGGAACAAAACCGGCAATTCGCGATATTAACGCCAGCCATGTTGGCCGACTTGCCGACATCGGTACGCGAAGAATTGAAAAATGCGCTGGAAAGTCTGGAGCCCGAACGCATAGAAAAAGCGATTGTTCTGGCAACTGCGCAGGATACGGAATTGCGCAAAACCCTGACCTATTTGGCTGACAACTTTGACTATCCTGCCATTCTGAAGGCCATAGCCAGCTGATTTTTCGCTCGGCTTTGCGATTTGACTGCCGCTAAACAGATACTAAGCCAGGCGTTCTGGCGGCAAACAGTCGTTTGTGTCGGTGGCTTGACTAAACGCTTTTAGCTTCAGGCTATCAAATGGCCAATTTAGCTGGCGCCGGCTATTGGCATGCCATAACACTGGGACCAACAAGCCGTAGTCGCACAACCATTGCTCGCTGTCCATAATGTCCCGGCTCGTAAAATCCAGCCCGGCAGCTACCAATACCGCTTCCGCCTCTTCGCACAAATGGCAGCCTTCGGTGCCGAACAGGATGAAATCGGCCATTGCTGAAGGGCCGGTTAATGGTTTAAATGCGCCGCCAACCAACGTTCGGCCACTTCGATCTTCAAGCCTTTGCGCCGCGCATAATCCTCCAACTGATCCTGATCGATCTTACCGACGTTGAAATACTGCGAATCAGGATGCGAGAAATACCAGCCGCTAACCGCCGCGGTCGGATACATCGCAAAGTTTTCGGTTAGTTCGATAGTGGTGTTTTCGGTGACGTTCAGCAACTCGAATAACTTCGCTTTTTCGGTGTGGTCCGGGCAAGCCGGATAGCCGGGAGCCGGACGGATGCCTTGATAGGCTTCTTCGATCAAGGCATGGTTATCGTGCGCTTCATCTTCCGCATAGCCCCAGTAATCGCGGCGTACCGCTTGATGCATGTATTCCGCAAACGCTTCAGCCAAACGGTCGGCTAACGCTTTCAGCATGATGGAGCTGTAGTCGTCGTGATCTTTTTCGAATTCGGCCAACTTGGTTTCAATACCGATACCAGAAGTTACCGCAAAACCACCTAAATAGTCGGCAACGCCGCTACCGACCGGCGCGATGAAATCGGAAAGACAGTAATTGGGCCGGCCCGGCGCCTTGACGTTCTGCTGGCGCAAATGATGCAGCGTTTCGCGTTGCTGACTGCGGCTGTCGTCGCTATACAGCACGATGTCGTCGCCGTCGCTATTGACGGGGAAGAAACCGATCACAGCCTTGGCTGTCAACCATTGCTCGCGAATCAGGTGTTTCAGCATCTCCTGAGCGTCTTCGAATAGATTGGTAGCTTCGACGCCAACCACGTGATCGCTAAGAATGGCCGGATAGCTGCCGGACAATTCCCAGGTCTGGAAGAAAGGCGTCCAGTCGATATACCAAACCAGCGTATCCAGCGGGAAATTATCGATAACTTTGGTGCCGAGAAACTTGGGCTTAACCGGCTGATGGCCTGCGTAATTGAATTTGTTCTGCCGGGCTTTTTCCAGATTATGCTGGGGATTCTTGGCGTGTCGCCCCTTGTGACGCTCGCGCACCACTTCATACTCGGCGCGGGTTTTTTCCACAAAATCGGCTTTTAAATCGTCGCTGAGCAGGGAGCTGACCACGCCAACACTGCGCGATGCATCCGTCACGTAGACGGTCGGCGACTGATAGTGCGGTTCGATTTTTACGGCGGTATGCGCGCGCGAAGTAGTGGCGCCGCCTATCATCAACGGAATCGTGAAGCCTTGGCGCTGCATTTCTTTGGCGACATGCACCATTTCATCCAGCGAGGGCGTGATCAAACCGCTGAGACCTATCACATCGACGTTTTGCTCGCGGGCGGTTTTCAAAATAGTTTCAGCCGGTACCATCACGCCTAGGTCTATGACTTCATAATTGTTGCATTGCAATACCACGCCGACGATGTTCTTGCCAATGTCGTGTACATCGCCTTTCACGGTGGCCATCAGCACCTTGCCGTTGGTTTGCCGTTCGCTGCCGTCTATTTCTGCGTCCATGAATGGCATTAAATACGCCACGGCTTTTTTCATTACCCGCGCCGACTTGACCACTTGCGGCAAGAACATCTTGCCTTCACCGAACAAGTCGCCGACTACGTTCATACCGTCCATCAACGGGCCTTCGATGACATGCAGCGGTTTTTCGGCTTCCAACCTGGCCGCTTCAGTATCTTCTTCGATGTAATCGGCGACGCCTTTGACCAGCGCGTGTTCCAAGCGTTTGCTGACCGGCCATTCGCGCCATTCCAGGGTTTCTACCTTGGCGGCCTGGCCGCTGCCGCGGTATTTTTCGGCGATTGCCAGCAGATTTTCAGTACCTTCCGGTGTCCGATTCAGGATTACGTCTTCGACGGCGTTACGCAGCTCGTCGGGAATGTCCGCGTAAATCGCCAACTGTCCAGCGTTGACTATACCCATATCCATGCCGGCATGAACAGCGTGATAAAGGAACACGGCGTGAATCGCCTCGCGCACCGGGTTATTGCCGCGAAACGAGAACGAGACATTGGAGACGCCGCCGGAAATTAAGGCGTGCGGCAAGGTCTGTTTGATGACGCGGGTGGCTTCGATGAAATCGACGCCGTAATTGTTGTGTTCTTCGATGCCGGTGGCGACCGCAAAGATATTTGGATCGAAGATGATGTCTTCCGGCGGGAAACCGATTTGTTCGGTCAGAATTTTATAGGCGCGGCTGCAGATTTCGATCTTGCGTTCCATCGTATCGGCTTGGCCTTGTTCATCGAAGGCCATCACGATGACGGCTGCGCCATAGCGGCGTACCAGCTTGGCGTGCTTAATAAACGCCTCCTCGCCTTCCTTGATGGAAATC
Encoded proteins:
- the metH gene encoding methionine synthase, whose product is MNSTQRLHQLLSQRILFLDGAMGTMIQSYKLEEKDYRGARFADWPVDLKGNNDLLSITQPDVIKAIHRAYLDAGSDILETNTFNSTRVAMADYRMEDLAYEINVASARVAKQAAEEVSALTPDKPRFVAGVLGPTNRTSSMSPDVNDPGFRNITFDDLVSAYSEATQGLIDGGADIILIETVFDTLNAKAAIFAVEQTFDKLGYKLPVMISGTITDASGRTLSGQTAAAFWYSLKHVQPISIGFNCALGAQELRQYIEELSNIADTYVSAHPNAGLPNEFGEYDETPEQMAAELADWAASGYLNIIGGCCGTSPDTIRAIVAALDKYPPRQIPELEKRCHLAGLEAMSIGPETLFVNVGERTNVTGSAVFKKMIIEERYEEALDVAKQQVENGAQIIDINMDEGMLDSKAAMVRFLNLLAAEPDIAKVPIMLDSSKWEILEAGLKCIQGKGVVNSISIKEGEEAFIKHAKLVRRYGAAVIVMAFDEQGQADTMERKIEICSRAYKILTEQIGFPPEDIIFDPNIFAVATGIEEHNNYGVDFIEATRVIKQTLPHALISGGVSNVSFSFRGNNPVREAIHAVFLYHAVHAGMDMGIVNAGQLAIYADIPDELRNAVEDVILNRTPEGTENLLAIAEKYRGSGQAAKVETLEWREWPVSKRLEHALVKGVADYIEEDTEAARLEAEKPLHVIEGPLMDGMNVVGDLFGEGKMFLPQVVKSARVMKKAVAYLMPFMDAEIDGSERQTNGKVLMATVKGDVHDIGKNIVGVVLQCNNYEVIDLGVMVPAETILKTAREQNVDVIGLSGLITPSLDEMVHVAKEMQRQGFTIPLMIGGATTSRAHTAVKIEPHYQSPTVYVTDASRSVGVVSSLLSDDLKADFVEKTRAEYEVVRERHKGRHAKNPQHNLEKARQNKFNYAGHQPVKPKFLGTKVIDNFPLDTLVWYIDWTPFFQTWELSGSYPAILSDHVVGVEATNLFEDAQEMLKHLIREQWLTAKAVIGFFPVNSDGDDIVLYSDDSRSQQRETLHHLRQQNVKAPGRPNYCLSDFIAPVGSGVADYLGGFAVTSGIGIETKLAEFEKDHDDYSSIMLKALADRLAEAFAEYMHQAVRRDYWGYAEDEAHDNHALIEEAYQGIRPAPGYPACPDHTEKAKLFELLNVTENTTIELTENFAMYPTAAVSGWYFSHPDSQYFNVGKIDQDQLEDYARRKGLKIEVAERWLAAHLNH